The Euphorbia lathyris chromosome 2, ddEupLath1.1, whole genome shotgun sequence genome includes a window with the following:
- the LOC136218705 gene encoding casein kinase 1-like protein 10, with translation MDHVIGGKFKLGRKIGSGSFGELYLGINVQSGEEVAVKLESVKTKHPQLHYESKLYMLLQGGTGIPHLKWFGVEAEYNVMVIDLLGPSLEDLFNYCNRKFTLKTVLMLADQLINRVEYMHSRGFLHRDIKPDNFLMGLGRKANQVYIIDYGLAKKYKDLQTHKHIPYRENKNLTGTARYASVNTHLGVEQSRRDDLESLGYVLMYFLRGSLPWQGLKAGTKKQKYDKISEKKMLTPIEFLCKNHPSEFTSYFHYCRSLRFEDTPDYSYLKRLFRDLFIREGYQFDYVFDWTILKYPQIGSSSRARPSSKPAVNPGPSAERTERPSVGQEIRERFSGAVEAFARRNGSGHADQLRHRSSDDVASPKDVHPDSERPRSSSRNGSTSKRAVVSSSRPSSSGEPSENRSSRLLSSSGRLSTTHRAQAGLESKTPSFTRATATRNGRDDALRSFELLSIGTGKRK, from the exons ATGGATCACGTAATTGGTGGCAAATTTAAGCTGGGACGGAAGATCGGCAGTGGATCCTTTGGTGAACTTTATTTGG GTATCAACGTACAGAGTGGAGAGGAAGTGGCTGTTAAGTTG gAATCTGTGAAGACAAAGCACCCTCAACTTCACTACGAGTCAAAGCTTTACATGCTTCTTCAAGGAGGAA CTGGTATTCCACATCTGAAATGGTTTGGAGTTGAGGCTGAGTACAATGTCATGGTTATTGACCTTCTGGGACCAAGCTTAGAAGATCTGTTTAATTATTGCAATAGGAAGTTTACCTTGAAAACAGTTTTAATGCTTGCAGATCAACTG ATAAACAGGGTTGAGTATATGCACTCTCGGGGTTTTCTCCACCGCGATATAAAGCCTGACAACTTTTTGATGGGGTTGGGGCGCAAAGCAAATCAG GTGTATATCATTGATTATGGCCTTGCCAAAAAGTATAAGGATCTTCAGACACACAAGCATATACCATATAG GGAAAACAAAAATCTCACAGGCACAGCTCGCTATGCTAGTGTTAATACTCATCTTGGTGTTG AGCAAAGCAGACGGGACGATCTAGAATCCCTTGGTTATGTGCTGATGTATTTTCTGAGGGGAAG CCTTCCTTGGCAGGGTTTGAAAGCAggtacaaaaaaacaaaaatatgacAAGATCAGTGAAAAAAAGATGCTTACTCCCATAGAG TTCCTTTGCAAAAACCATCCTTCAGAGTTTACATCGTACTTTCATTATTGCCGATCACTGAGGTTTGAAGACACACCCGATTATTCATACCTGAAGAGGCTCTTCCGGGACTTATTTATTAGAGAAG GGTATCAGTTTGATTATGTATTTGACTGGACTATTTTGAAGTACCCGCAAATTGGCTCCAGCTCTAGAGCAAGG CCAAGTAGCAAACCAGCTGTGAATCCAGGTCCATCAGCAGAAAGAACAGAACGACCTTCAG TGGGCCAAGAGATTCGAGAGAGATTCTCAGGTGCTGTTGAGGCATTTGCTCGAAGGAATGGCTCTGGGCATGCTGATCAGTTGCGGCACAGGTCTTCAGATGATGTGGCATCACCTAAGGATGTG CATCCTGATTCTGAGAGGCCACGATCATCTTCTCGTAATGGCAGTACTTCAAAGAGGGCTGTCGTGTCTAGCAGCAGGCCAAGTTCATCTGGTGAACCAAGCGAGAATCGGTCGAGCAGGCTGTTATCGAGCAGTGGCAGATTGTCCACAACACATAGAGCTCAAGCCGGTTTGGAGTCCAAAACACCTTCTTTTACTCGTGCTACAGCCACAAGAAATGGTCGTGATGACGCACTGAGGAGTTTTGAGCTACTGTCTATTGGAACAGGAAAAAGGAAATAA